The following nucleotide sequence is from Paenibacillus odorifer.
ATATTCGTCTGTATATTTTTAAGGGAGGATCATTTTATTCTATGGCAATTGAAGTGGGCACCAAGTTAGAAGGCAAAGTGACAGGCATCACGCATTTCGGAGCATTTGTGGATCTGTCAGGAGGTGTCACAGGTCTCGTTCACATCTCGGAAATCGCCGATAATTACGTCAAGGATGTTAACGATCATCTGAAGATTAGTGATGTAGTAACCGTCAAGGTGATCAACGTCGATAAGGACGGCAAGATCGGACTTTCCATTAAGCAGGCTGTTGACAAGCCAGCATCGGAAGTACGTCCGCCTAGAGCTCCAAGACCAGAACGTCCTAGCGGCGGAGACCGTTTCGGCGGCGGTGGCGGCAGTGGTGGAGGCGGCGGTGGATTCAATCGTGAACGGGGTGGGCGTCCATTTAAGCCTGCAGCCGGTAAACCTTCATTCGAGGATAAAATGTCGCGATTCCTGAAAGACAGCGAAGAACGGATATCTTCGATTAAGAAGAACACAGAAGGAAAGCGCGGAGGCCGTGGAGCCAAACGCGTATAATCCAATACCTGTACATCATAAATAACCGCAAGGGCATTTCGCCCTTGCGGTTTTTTTGTCGTGTCATATAAACTTGCCGACAGCATCCATGTCATTTTCACATAACTCTAGGGCAATCGCTGGCGAATGACCGCCAGGCTTGCGCCTAAAACTGCACTGGAATCAAGCTTGAGGAGAAGCAAACTACTGCGCCGCAAGGGATCGCTCTATTTTTTTAGGAATAATGAACAAAGGCTTTTTTGTCGGAAATTTCTTATGACTGTCCCTCCATTTCTGACAAACTTTCTCAAATGACCCGCTATATAATGAGAACCATAAATTCTTAAACGGGTGGTGTAGGGTAATGAGTAAAAGCAATGTGGTGAATTTGCCAGAGTGGACAAGAGTGGGAAGCGAAGATAAGAAGCAGAGACAAGCCTTAGGCACGCGTATTATAGCTTGGGGTCAGAAGCAGCGTTATATTCAGCTTATAACAGCGAAGAAGTGGATGCTTCTGTTAAGTTTTATGGGGTTTCTGCTAGGTAGAGCTATGATCCTGGACGAGCTGTCCCCTTTTGCTGTCGCATATTTTGCCGTCATTGTGTTTATGCGTCGAGACTCTATTTTACCTGTAGCGGGTGCTATTATAGCTGGAAGTCTCTTCACTCCGTTTCCGGGTGCCTTGGTTACTACGGCTGAACTGATTATCTTCTTTCTTGTTTATAGAGGGCTTGAAAGTTTCGAACGAATAGATTTGTCCTATGCACCCCTTATGGTATTCGTATCCTCGTTTATGGTTGGCCTGTTCAAGATTGTTCTCGGACCTTCTCTTTCCTGGTACCCCTTTATGATGACAACTCTGGATGCTTTACTTGGGTTTGTACTTACTCTTGTGTTCATTCAGGCACTTCCTCTACTAACTTACAAACAAAAGAGCAGATCGCTGAGGAACGAGGAGGTTTTATGCCTTATTATTCTGTTAGCCTCCGTAATGACAGGCCTTGTGGGATGGACCCTTAATGGTTTGTCATTAGAGCATATATTGTCTCGTTATTTAATTCTGCTCTTTGCCATGGCAGGGGGCGCTCCCCTCGGTGCAGCTGTTGGGGTGGTGACGGGGTTGATCCTTAGTCTGGCCGATATCAGTGCTATCTATCAGATGAGTCTGCTTGCTTTTTCCGGAATGCTAGCGGGAATGATGCAAGGTGGGCGAAAGGGTGCGGTATCTATTGGTATGCTGCTAGGATCAACGATCCTTTCCGTCTATTTTACGGGTCCGGGTGATATGATGGCCTCAACATGGGAGACCTGCGCAGCAGTAGTGCTGTTTCTAATAACACCTAAGGCGATGATATCAGCGATTGCAAAATATGTACCGGGCACGTCAGATCATAGCCGATCTCAACATGAATATGCCCGCAGGGTCAGGGATCTGACTGCAGAACGGGTCACTCAATTCTCACAGGTATTCCAACAGCTCTCCAGTAGCTTTGGTCAGATTCCACGTGCCGGAGAAGTGGGCAAATCGGATCGTGAAATGGAAGATTTTATGAATACGGTCACAGAAGGAGCCTGCGCTGGCTGCATTCGCCGTACTCACTGCTGGGATGCAAAATTCTATCAGACATATAGATACATGACAGATATGATGACAACTGTTGAGGAAAGCCCTGATATTACGGCTGCTCAGCTGCCACCGGAATGGAGCCGTATTTGTGGCAAAACCGGTGAAGTGCTTGAGGTCATGAAGGGACAATATGATCTCTACCAACATGATATGCGGTGGAAAAGACAAATATACGATAGTCGGCAATTTGTTGCCGAGCAGCTGTCCGGCGTGTCACAGGTTATGGAAGACTTGGCCAAGGAAATTAAGCGTGAGGGGCAGGCCATGTATCGGCAGGAAGCGCAAATCCGCGAGGCTCTTGAGAAATTGGGACTGTCTATTCATGGCATTGAAATTTTAAGTCTGGACCCCGGACGCGTAGAAATAGAAGTAGTGCACGCTTATAATCGCGGTTTTGATGAATGCCGTAAAATGATTGCCCCACTCCTCTCCGACATTCTGGATGAGAATATTGCTGTCATGAGTGAGACGGCGGTTCATCCCCGGGAAGGACTCTCGATGGTTACCTTTGGTTCAGCCAAAGCCTTTGAGGTAAATACGGGTGTGGCAGTTGTTTCTAAAGGTGGAGATATGCTATCTGGCGATAGCTTCAGCACCGTAGAGCTTGGAAATGGCACCTTTGCAGTTTCCATCAGTGATGGAATGGGGAATGGTGAACGGGCAAGGATGGAGAGCAGTGCCGCACTCGGCATGTTAGAAAAGCTGCTGCAATCCGGAATGGATGAGAAGCTGGCTGTAAAGTCGGTCAACTCAATTCTTTTATTACGCTCCCCTGATGAATTCTATGCTACTGTCGACATGGCTTTAATCGATCAATATTCTGCGCAGACAACGTTTATGAAGATTGCTTCTGCACCAAGCTTTATCCGGAGGGGGAGTGAGGTCATTCCAATAACCTCTAGTAATCTGCCGATAGGAATCATTAAAGATATTGATGTGGATTTAATCAGTATGCAGCTTCGCCCCGGCGATATTTTAATTATGATGACCGATGGTATTTATGATGCGCCTGGATATGCCGTTAATAAGGAGATATGGATGAAACGGATGATCCAAGAGCTTGAGGGTGATGATCCTCAGGATTTAGCGGACAGCCTGTTGGAGAAAGTGATCCGTTACCAGGGCAATGAGATCCTTGATGACATGACTATTGTCGTCAGCCGTCTTGATCATTTCCATCCGGAATGGTCCAGCCTGCATATGCCGGGCATCGGCCGTATGGAGCGCCCGCGTACGGTAAGTTAGTTATTTTAGGTTTAGGTTTAGTAGGTTTTAATGTTGGGTGCGCGCGAAGCGTCGTACTGCTTGTATAGTTTAAGGCACGCGTAAGATATCGTGCTGCTTGGGGCACGCGCGAAGCGTCGTGTTGCTTGTAAGCTTGTAGCACGCGTAAGGTGTCGTGCTGAATATAGGTTTAAGCACGCGCGAAGCCGTCGTGCTGATGGAGGTATTCGAGGCGAGTCCGTGACATGTAACTCGCCGGCTTCTACTATTCTCGTTTCAATGGTCGGCTGACTTGGGACGGAATCTGTAGATCTAAACTGTTTACTAGTGAAGGTATGGAACGGAGAGAAAGTTTGGAGCTGTAGAAGCGGAGCGTTCGCCTTTGTCCTCGGATTCCAACCGCGAGAGGCGGTTCTAATCAAGGAATCTGAGGACAACAGCGATCGAAAGCCCAAACATTTCTCGTAGTTCCCCTATTCACTAACCCCCTCTGTTTTGATCTAGACTCCTCACTTAACATCGACCGTTTGAAATCTCTCATTTCTGGATATGCTAGAAACAGAGGTTCAAACAAAGGGGGAGTTGAGGGTTATGAAGCAAATTATGCTCATTACTGACGGTTGTTCGAATGTAGGAGAAAGTCCGGTGTTGGCAGCGGCGCATGCCCTGCAGGAGGGAATCACCGTAAATGTGGTCGGTGTAGTTGATTATGGTACGATCGGTGAAATCGGCAGCCGGGAGATTGCCGACATTGCCAAGGCCGGGGGAGGCCTTAGCCGAATAGTCGGAACACCACAACTGGCGCAGACGATTCAGATGATGACACGCAAGACCGTGGTTCAGACGATCCAGCAGGCGGTTAATAAAGAGGTAAAAAAGATACTAGGCGACGGCTCACTGGATCAGCTGCCTCCTGTTCAACGTTCACAGGTTGTTACAGTTGTAGATGAACTGACAGAAACAACGCCGCTGCGCATTGCACTCCTTATCGATGCCAGTGCCAGTATGAAGCCTAAACTGGGTGCTGTGGAAGATGCAATCCGCGATTTGGCACTCAGTTTAGAAGCACGGGAAGGCAAGAGTGAGATCGCTGTGTTTCATTTTCCCGGAAATAACAGCAGTGAAGATGCCAAGCTTGATCTAGATTGGACGCATGACATGTCAGGTATTCGTACGCTATTCTCTAAATTACACATGAGAGGCGCAACGCCGACTGGCCCAGCTATTTTCAAGGTGCTTGAACATTATCGTTATGATACACTGGATGAACATCGTGGACGCCGACTAAGCGATGACCACGACGAAAGAGAAGGGATGATTGGTGGGTATGTCGTCTAATCCGTCCTATCCTACTGGTACCTTAATTAACGGCAAATGGCGGGGTAACCGTTATGTCGTTGAGCGGATGCTGGGAAGGGGCGCGAACGGAACCGTATATCTTGTGCAAAGAGAAGGCAGACGGGAAAGGTACGCGCTAAAAATCGGATACGATACACTTGAACTTCAATCGGAGATCAATGTGCTGACCTCGCTGCAATCGCGACGAAAGCGGAATGAACATCGGGCTCGTCGTGAGAATCCATTGTCTTCTTATTTTTTGGAAGCGGATGATTTTGCGAATGGGGATAATATCCCCTTCTATGTGATGAGGTATGTTGAAGGCAAACCGCTGCATCATTTTTTATCGAAAAACGGTCCCGATTGGTTAGGCCTGGTAGGTCTTGGTCTGCTTGAAAAGCTGCGCACACTGCATGAATGTGGATTTGTGTTCGGTGATTTGAAGCCCGAGAACGTCATGGTATCGAAATACGGTGAAGTGGAACTGATCGACTTTGGGGGCACAAGCCCTATTGGTCGTAGTGTGAAGCAGTTTACCGAATGGCATGATCGTGGTTTCTGGAATGCGGGCAGTCGAATCAGCGATGAGGGTTACGATCTTTTCGCATTTGCTGTGCTGTGTCTTCGTTTGCTCAATGAAGAAGGGCTCAAAAAGGCAGCCTTACAGCTGCCGCAGACGAGAAGTGTGGACGAATTATTTAAGCTGGCTAGAAATTTACCCAATAAGAAACTATCCTCCTGGATTTGTATGGCGTTAAAAGGGGGGTTCTCAGGCTCTGCGGATGCTACTGAGGTCTGGCGAAACCATATTTATAACTCGCGCAGAAAGCGCCCGGATAGTATGGACACCCCCCGGTGGTTAAAAAATGCATTCGCATTGTCTTTGTTTTTGCTCGCCTTTACGATTTATTGGGTATTCCGTTTTTGAACTCATACATATAGTTGGAGAGAGAGGGGGGCGCATATGGAGCAAATGAATGGACTGGTGGAGTCTGTATTGGAGTCAGCAGCCGAGCATGAGCTGTGGGCGCCCCATGACACCATTGTAGTCGCAGTTTCCGGCGGCCCGGATTCTGTGGCTCTTTTGCATGTTTTACATGAAATATCTTTAAAATTTATACCGCTTACCTTAATATGTGCTCATGTGAATCATGGATTTAGGCCGGAGTCGAAGGAAGAGGCAGAGCTCGTACGTGGTATGGCTGAAGAACTGGGACTGCCCTTTGAGTTTGCGGAATTCGATATTCCCTCCTTGGCTAAAGAGAGTGGACTTGGTCCTGAGGGTACTGCACGTGAGAAGCGGTACGAATTTCTGATTGATACGGCACACCGATATGGGGCGCGTTCTGTTGCTCTGGCTCATCATGCTGATGATCAGGCAGAAACTGTAATTATGCGTCTATTACGCGGAAGTGGCTTATCTGGACTGTCGGGTATCAAGTGGAAAAGAACAGAAAAAAAGGTGGAACTCATTCGCCCATTCCTACGTATTAACAAAACAGCACTTTTAGGGTTATGCCAAAATGAAGGTTTCACTTATGCTGAGGATGCCACCAATCTGCTGACGAAATACAAGCGGAATGCCATTCGTTTGGAAGTTCTTCCTTTTCTGGAAAAGTATAATGGCAGAGTGAAGCAATCCCTCGTACAGCTTGCGGAAATTGCGGGAGCTGAAGATGAGTATATGGAGACGTCTGCGGCAAAATGCTTTGAAGAGCTAGTTTCGGAAGGGGATGGGAAATACACCTTTAACAGAGCTTCATTTGCTGCCATACCCTCCGCTTTACAACGGCGTTTGATTAAACTAATATTAAATTATCTGTCGGCGGATTTATCTGCCCTTGATTTCCCCAAGATCGAAACTGTACGTCGGGGAACGCTGCAGAGCTATCCCACCACCTGGAGCTTGGATTTGGGTGGAGGCCTGACTTGTGTGCGGCAATATGATAGTATCTTGTTCTCGTCCAAGCCCACGACGCCACAGGCAAGCTATACATATCGTCTGTTTTTACCGGACTCTAAGCTTAAATTGGAGGAAATAGGTAAGGTGATGTCGATGGCGGTACTGGAGAGAGAAAACTTTTTTGTACAGGGGGAGGATTATGGGAAGATGTCGGCTTGGTTTGACCGTGATGAACTGGTCTTTCCACTGACGATACGATCCCGATTGCCTGGAGATACCATAAGGATCATGGGATTAAACGGAAGCAAAAAGGTAAAAGATATTTATATTGATGATAAAATACCTGCTTCCGAACGGTCATTGATTCCCCTCGTTTGTGATGGTTTGGGCAATATCGTCTGGATTCCGGGCGTAAGACGCTCGATGCATGCCGCAGTAGGGCGGCACACGACCTCCGTACTTCTATTGTCTCTGGCAGAGCTGGATGACCGCGAAGAAACGTAATGGTCGAAGTAAGTCTTTCATAGTATAACTTAGGAGGTTTCGCAAGTTGCAAAACGATATTCAAGAAGTATTGATCACCGAAGAGGAACTTCAGCAGAAAATTAAGGAGCTCGGTCGAACACTGAGCGAAGAATACGCAGGTCGTACCCCTTTAGTCATTTGTGTACTAAAAGGTGCGTTTATATTTATGGCAGATTTGGTTAAAGCCATTACAGTACCTGTTGAGATGGATTTCATGGCAGTGTCCAGCTATGGAGCATCCACCAAGTCCTCTGGAGTAGTCAAAATTATTAAGGATTTGGATGTATCGGTAGAAGGCCGCGATATCTTGATCGTTGAAGATATTATTGACAGTGGTCTTACACTCAGCTATTTAATTGAGTTGCTCCGCAACCGGAATGCTGCTACTATCTCTGTGGTTACCTTGTTTGATAAACCATCAGGCCGCACTGTTAATCTTGAAGCCAGCTACACAGGCTTCGTGTTACCTGACGAATTTGTAGTAGGCTACGGATTGGATTATGCCGAGCGGTATCGGAACCTCCCATATGTTGGAGTACTGAAACCTGAGATTTATTCCAATTGAACTAAGGACTGCCTCGATCATACGGATCGGATACCCACAACTTCCTTTATTTGAGGTGTCCCAAGAGGCTATGGTACAATAACTTGAGTGTTGTGAGAGGAGGTAGGGGATGAATCGGTTCATCCGGAATTCTGGTTTTTATTTGATTTTATTTTTAGTCGTGGTGGGTATTGTCCAGTTTGTGAGCAATGGAAATGAAGCCGCCGATTTCCCTAGATACGACGAGTTACGGCAGGAGATCAAGAACAACAATGTGAAGGATTTGACGGTTCAGTTTGAGGGTAATGCCTTTCTGGTCACAGGCGAGTATAGAGAGCTGCCTGCCGATACTAAATCGAAAAGCTTCTCCACATATATTCCTCCTACAGATGCCGCTATCAATGAACTGATTCAAGCCAGTGATGTTAATGGGATTGAATTAACTCAGAAGAAAATGGAAGGTACCAGCATTTGGCTGACATTCCTTTCTTCAATTATCCCACTGGTAATTATGTTCATCTTGTTCTTCTTCCTGTTTAATCAGGCGCAAGGTGGCGGCGGTAAAGTCATGAATTTCGGCAAGAGCAAGGCTCGGTTATATAATGAAGAGAAGAAGAAAATCAGCTTTGAGGATGTTGCAGGGGCGGACGAAGAGAAGCAAGAGCTTGTCGAAGTCGTTGAGTTCCTGAAAGATCCACGCAAATTTGCAGCTGTCGGCGCACGTATTCCTAAGGGCGTATTGCTTGTAGGTCCTCCGGGAACAGGTAAAACATTGCTTGCCCGTGCGGTAGCAGGTGAAGCTGGCGTTCCTTTCTTTAGTATTTCCGGTTCTGACTTTGTGGAAATGTTCGTGGGTGTCGGTGCTTCTCGGGTACGTGATTTGTTCGAGAATGCTAAGAAGAATGCTCCATGTATTATCTTCATTGATGAAATTGATGCTGTGGGTCGTCAGCGTGGTGCCGGTCTTGGTGGCGGACATGACGAGCGTGAGCAGACGCTTAACCAATTGCTGGTTGAGATGGATGGATTCGGTGGTAACGAAGGCATTATTATTGTAGCGGCGACTAACCGCGCTGATATACTTGATCCGGCATTGCTTCGTCCAGGACGTTTTGACCGTCAAATTACGGTTGACCGTCCTGATGTGAAAGGCCGTGAAGCTGTACTTAAGGTGCACGCTCGTAACAAACCGCTTACGAAAGATGTAAGACTGGATGTTGTTGCTAAACGCACAACCGGATTCACAGGTGCTGATTTGGAGAATCTGCTGAATGAGGCAGCTTTGCTAGCTGCACGCCGTAACCGTAAAGATATTTCCATGATTGAAGTGGATGAAGCTATTGACCGTGTTATCGTAGGAACTGAGAAACGCAGCCGTGTGATCAGTGACCGCGAGAAACGTATTGTAGCTTATCATGAAGCAGGCCATACTATTGCTGGTTACTTCCTTGAGCACGCCGATATGGTGCATAAAGTTACTATTATCCCACGCGGACGTGCAGGCGGATACGTTATTATGCTTCCGAAGGAAGATCGGATGATCGTTACCAAGCAGGAGCTTTTAGATAAGGTTACTGGATTACTTGGTGGACGTGTTGCCGAAGAATTGTTTATTGGTGAGATCGGTACGGGTGCATACAGTGACTTCCAACAGGCTACGCGCATCGTGCGTGCCATGATTATGGAGTACGGTATGAGCGATAAGCTTGGACCTATGCAGTTCGGATCTTCTCAAGGTCAAGTATTCTTAGGTCGTGATATTGGGCATGAACAGAATTACAGTGACTCCATTGCTTATGAGATTGATCAGGAAATGCAGAACTTTATTACTTCGAGTTACGAACGTTGTAAAGATCTGTTGATCAAACACTCCAAAGAAATGCACTTGATTGCCAATACATTACTTGAGAAAGAAACACTTGAGCTTGATCAGATCACACAACTGATTGAACAAGGATTCCTTTCCGAGGATGGTAAACCAGAGGGTGGCGAAGGTGTTGCCCATGAAGTTGGCGAGCCTGTCATCGACAATATCGGTGATGTGCGAGTTCGCATTCAAGGCAAGCCTGAGGACGAACAGTCCACACTTCCTGACTTATCAAAGGATATCCCGAATAACCCTGATTCTGAGGGTAATGACGGTTCCGATGATGACAACAAAGGTGGGGGCACTAGCCTTACCTAATTGGGTCCACCATTCATATGATGTAAATTTATCCGGAGAACGTAACTGTTCTCCGGATTTTTTATTTTAATTTTTAAGGGATTCTATGCCTTAAAGCCTGTCCAGTTACATTGACAGGGGCTGGAACGTTGTGTACATTAGTGATTAATATTACTTACTATTTATATCAGCATGTTCATTTTTTCACCATGATGGCGCATGCCATTTGATAACATCATGTCGGCGAAAAGCCGCGAGGATTTAAGGGGGAGAACAATCGGTGGAAGCTCTGGCGCTTGAGCGCAAGCAGGAACAGAATCGAGAACTTCGTATACGTCTTGAACAGCTTAAAAAGGAACGAAACGCAATCATTTTAGCTCATTATTATCAGCGTGATGAAATTCAGGAGGTTGCCGATTTCCGGGGCGACTCTTTTTTACTCGCTCAGAAGGCTGCAGAGACAGATGCGGAAGTTATTGTATTCTGCGGTGTTCATTTCATGGGGGAAAGTGCAAAAATTTTAGCCCCGAACAAAACCGTCCTAATTCCTGATGAACGTGCAGGCTGTCCAATGGCAGATATGGTCAATGTAGACGGTTTACGTAAGCTAAAAGCTCAACATCCAAATGCTAAAGTAGTCACTTATATCAACTCGTCCGCCGAGATTAAAGCAGAAACCGATATTTGTTGTACCTCTGCTAATGCTGTGAAAGTAATCGAATCCCTTGACGCCGAAGAGATTATTTGGGTCCCAGATAAGAATCTTGGTCAATATGTACAAGATCAGACGGGCAAGAAGCTGATTATCTGGGAAGGTTATTGCAACACTCACGACATGTTGACCGTCAAAGATGTAGTAGAGATGAGAGCAAAATATCCAGATGCGGAATTTGTAGTTCATCCAGAGTGTCGTCCTGAAGTAGTGGCCATGGGTGACTATGTAGGCAGCACTACATCAATTCTGGAGTATTGCCGGAAATCGGATCGTAAGCAATTTATCGTTGGAACGGAAGATGGTACCGGATATCAGCTTCGTAAGGATAGTCCAGATAAAGAATTCCATTTTGCTACCAAATTTCTTGTTTGTCCTAATATGAAAGTTAATAATCTAAAAAAACTGGTGAAATGCCTGGAGACGATGAAGCCACAAATCTATGTACCGCCTGCTGTCGCCGACAAAGCCAGAACATCCCTAGAGCGCATGCTACAAGTCCGGTAGCATGCGCTACTCTTTCGTTGAAACAGGTGAAAAGCGGTCATGATTCCACAATATTTGGTTGATTTTGATCTTCGGGATATTCCTACGGTAAAGACAGATTGTATTGTTATTGGTTCAGGGATTGCCGGATTATTCACGGCTATTAAAGCCAGTGAAGATCGGCGTGTCATAATGATCACAAAGAAATCAGTAATGGAAAGTAATACTCGCTATGCACAGGGGGGGATCGCAGCTGTTATAGCTGAGGATGATTCCCCTGCATACCACCGGCAGGATACCTTAATGGCCGGTGCAGGTCTTTGCTCCTCAACAGCTGTCGATGCACTTGTTAATGAAGGGCCGGAAGGCGTTCATGAGTTAATTCGCTTAGGAACCCTGTTTGATAAGGAAGATGGGGTACTGGCTTTGACTCAGGAAGGAGCGCACAGCCACCGCCGTATTTTGCATGCAAATGGGGATGCTACTGGTTATGAGATTGTTCGTGCATTGGCGGAACAGGTAGCGGAACATGAGAATATTGAGGTCTGGGATGATCATTATGTTATCGATCTCATCACTGAAGGTGGCGAATGTGTAGGCGCATTATTGCAGCGGCCCGGTGGTGGACGGTTGTTCCTGCAAGGGGATGCGACCATTTTGTGCTCTGGTGGAGCAGGACAATTATATCGATACACTACCAACCCTGAGGTAGCTACAGGAGATGGTGTAGCGATCGCCTATCGCGCTGGTGCTCATATACGAGATATGGAATTTATTCAATTTCATCCTACAGCACTTAGTTACCCAGGAGCTCCTAGATTTTTAATCTCCGAAGCTGTGCGTGGGGAAGGAGCAGTCTTGCGCAATATTAATGGAGAGCGGTTCATGGAGCGTTATCATAACCTGCTTGAACTAGCCCCGCGGGATATTGTAGCGCGAGCTATTGTAAGTGAAATGGAACTTACTAAATCAACGTTCGTTTATTTGGATATTACACATGAATCTCCAGAGATGGTGAAGCATCGGTTTCCCACAATATATGAGACATGTATGGGCTATGGACTGGATATTACAAGTGATTGGATTCCAGTGGCTCCTGCTGCGCATTATATGATGGGGGGGATTAAGACCGATCTGAATGGAGAGAGTACCGTCCCGCGTCTGTTTGCTTGCGGAGAGGTTTCCTCCACAGGCCTGCATGGCGCTAACCGTTTAGCTAGTAATTCTTTATCTGAGGCCATTGTATTTGGACAGCGTATTATTGATCGGATTCATGAGCTTTCCCCGCTGGACCGTGATATTTTATCGGTTATCAGTAACGAGGGCCGTGTAGATTCGCCAACTCAAGCTATTGTGGAACGTCGTTTGAAGCTACAGAAGGTAATGGTTCGATATGCCGGACTACGTCGTAACGAAGAGATGTTACTTAAAGGATTAGATGAATTAAAACGACAGCTGCCAATCTTTGGATCAGCTTTGTCCAAACGTGAGGAATATGAATTTGCTAATATGCTGACCTGCTGTTTGCTTGTGACAGAGTCTGCTCTGGCACGGGAAGAGAGCCGTGGGGCGCATTACCGTGAGGATTATCCGCAGCGGGATGATGATCAGTGGCGTAAGCACCTGCTTCAAATTCGCGAACTGGGAATAGTGGAGGAATTAAGCGATGATGTTTAATGGTTACAATGAAGAACTAGTACAATCTATCAAGGCTTGGTTGCGGGAAGATGTTGGTTCCGGAGATGTAACCACGCAGATGACGATTCCAGTGGGCCATGAGTCCAAAGGGATTATTCATGCCAAGGAAGATGGGATAATTTGTGGCATCCCAATTGCAGAGCTGGTCTTTGAAATTGTGGATCCGGCGCTTAGTTTTACAGCCCTTGTCGAAGAAGGTCAAGCTGTAACCAAAGGGACTGTAATTATTGAGGTTGAGGGCAGCACACATGCGATTCTAACAGGTGAGCGGCTTGCGCTTAACTTGATGCAGCGTCTTTCGGGTGTGGCATCACGTACAGCTTCTTTCGTGCAGGTGCTGGAGGGATTACCGACTCGCTTAGTGGATACACGTAAGACAACACCAGGTCACCGGATGCTGGAGAAATATGCTGTTCGTATTGGTGGAGGCTTTAATCACCGTTTTGGCTTATATGATGCAGTTATGATCAAGGATAATCATATCAAAGGCGCGGGTGGTATTCGGCAGGCTGTAGGTCGTGCTCGGAAGAACATCCCGCATACGATGAGCATCGAAGTGGAGACCGAAAATTTAGAGCAAGTCGAAGAGGCGCTGGCAGCAGGTGCCGACATTATAATGCTCGATAACATGTCTAACGATATGATGAAGCAAGCCGTGGCTAGGATTAAATCCCAAGCTCCGCATGTTAAGACAGAGGCTTCTGGAAATGTATCGTTAGAAACCGTACGCGGGATTGCTGAAACGGGTGTGGATGTGATTTCTGTCGGGCGCCTTACGTACTCCTTCTCCAGTCTGGATATCAGTCTAGACCTTAATGCTAAGAAGGAAGGGCCTTTGTCATGATGCTTGCTGTCGATATCGGTAATACCAATATTGTTCTCGGTGTATATAGAAAACGCGAATTGCTGCATCATTTTCGGCTAAGCACTGCGCGCCAAT
It contains:
- the hpt gene encoding hypoxanthine phosphoribosyltransferase — encoded protein: MQNDIQEVLITEEELQQKIKELGRTLSEEYAGRTPLVICVLKGAFIFMADLVKAITVPVEMDFMAVSSYGASTKSSGVVKIIKDLDVSVEGRDILIVEDIIDSGLTLSYLIELLRNRNAATISVVTLFDKPSGRTVNLEASYTGFVLPDEFVVGYGLDYAERYRNLPYVGVLKPEIYSN
- the ftsH gene encoding ATP-dependent zinc metalloprotease FtsH, which gives rise to MNRFIRNSGFYLILFLVVVGIVQFVSNGNEAADFPRYDELRQEIKNNNVKDLTVQFEGNAFLVTGEYRELPADTKSKSFSTYIPPTDAAINELIQASDVNGIELTQKKMEGTSIWLTFLSSIIPLVIMFILFFFLFNQAQGGGGKVMNFGKSKARLYNEEKKKISFEDVAGADEEKQELVEVVEFLKDPRKFAAVGARIPKGVLLVGPPGTGKTLLARAVAGEAGVPFFSISGSDFVEMFVGVGASRVRDLFENAKKNAPCIIFIDEIDAVGRQRGAGLGGGHDEREQTLNQLLVEMDGFGGNEGIIIVAATNRADILDPALLRPGRFDRQITVDRPDVKGREAVLKVHARNKPLTKDVRLDVVAKRTTGFTGADLENLLNEAALLAARRNRKDISMIEVDEAIDRVIVGTEKRSRVISDREKRIVAYHEAGHTIAGYFLEHADMVHKVTIIPRGRAGGYVIMLPKEDRMIVTKQELLDKVTGLLGGRVAEELFIGEIGTGAYSDFQQATRIVRAMIMEYGMSDKLGPMQFGSSQGQVFLGRDIGHEQNYSDSIAYEIDQEMQNFITSSYERCKDLLIKHSKEMHLIANTLLEKETLELDQITQLIEQGFLSEDGKPEGGEGVAHEVGEPVIDNIGDVRVRIQGKPEDEQSTLPDLSKDIPNNPDSEGNDGSDDDNKGGGTSLT
- the nadA gene encoding quinolinate synthase NadA, yielding MEALALERKQEQNRELRIRLEQLKKERNAIILAHYYQRDEIQEVADFRGDSFLLAQKAAETDAEVIVFCGVHFMGESAKILAPNKTVLIPDERAGCPMADMVNVDGLRKLKAQHPNAKVVTYINSSAEIKAETDICCTSANAVKVIESLDAEEIIWVPDKNLGQYVQDQTGKKLIIWEGYCNTHDMLTVKDVVEMRAKYPDAEFVVHPECRPEVVAMGDYVGSTTSILEYCRKSDRKQFIVGTEDGTGYQLRKDSPDKEFHFATKFLVCPNMKVNNLKKLVKCLETMKPQIYVPPAVADKARTSLERMLQVR
- the nadB gene encoding L-aspartate oxidase, coding for MIPQYLVDFDLRDIPTVKTDCIVIGSGIAGLFTAIKASEDRRVIMITKKSVMESNTRYAQGGIAAVIAEDDSPAYHRQDTLMAGAGLCSSTAVDALVNEGPEGVHELIRLGTLFDKEDGVLALTQEGAHSHRRILHANGDATGYEIVRALAEQVAEHENIEVWDDHYVIDLITEGGECVGALLQRPGGGRLFLQGDATILCSGGAGQLYRYTTNPEVATGDGVAIAYRAGAHIRDMEFIQFHPTALSYPGAPRFLISEAVRGEGAVLRNINGERFMERYHNLLELAPRDIVARAIVSEMELTKSTFVYLDITHESPEMVKHRFPTIYETCMGYGLDITSDWIPVAPAAHYMMGGIKTDLNGESTVPRLFACGEVSSTGLHGANRLASNSLSEAIVFGQRIIDRIHELSPLDRDILSVISNEGRVDSPTQAIVERRLKLQKVMVRYAGLRRNEEMLLKGLDELKRQLPIFGSALSKREEYEFANMLTCCLLVTESALAREESRGAHYREDYPQRDDDQWRKHLLQIRELGIVEELSDDV
- the nadC gene encoding carboxylating nicotinate-nucleotide diphosphorylase gives rise to the protein MMFNGYNEELVQSIKAWLREDVGSGDVTTQMTIPVGHESKGIIHAKEDGIICGIPIAELVFEIVDPALSFTALVEEGQAVTKGTVIIEVEGSTHAILTGERLALNLMQRLSGVASRTASFVQVLEGLPTRLVDTRKTTPGHRMLEKYAVRIGGGFNHRFGLYDAVMIKDNHIKGAGGIRQAVGRARKNIPHTMSIEVETENLEQVEEALAAGADIIMLDNMSNDMMKQAVARIKSQAPHVKTEASGNVSLETVRGIAETGVDVISVGRLTYSFSSLDISLDLNAKKEGPLS